In Halopelagius longus, the following proteins share a genomic window:
- a CDS encoding DUF7548 family protein — translation MNTESVASAVGAVACLLLAALVFAPALLVTQSGVGVAAYYAAGPVGISVVGFLGLLGVVVFLAGRGGRTDPVTVAGLVVVVGLAMLGFALLWAVSIDSTLVFSFPPEYAWIENHRWAVVAVAAVVAVSAAAYARGTLK, via the coding sequence ATGAACACCGAGTCCGTCGCCTCGGCCGTCGGCGCCGTCGCCTGCCTCCTTCTGGCCGCCCTCGTGTTCGCTCCGGCGCTTCTCGTCACGCAGTCGGGCGTCGGCGTGGCCGCCTACTACGCCGCCGGCCCGGTGGGTATCTCCGTCGTCGGTTTCCTCGGGTTGCTCGGCGTCGTCGTCTTCCTCGCCGGCAGAGGGGGCCGAACCGACCCCGTCACCGTCGCCGGACTCGTCGTCGTCGTCGGCCTCGCCATGCTCGGATTCGCCCTGCTTTGGGCGGTGTCGATAGACTCGACCCTCGTGTTCAGTTTCCCCCCGGAGTACGCGTGGATAGAGAACCACCGCTGGGCCGTCGTCGCCGTCGCCGCCGTCGTCGCCGTTTCCGCCGCCGCGTACGCGCGCGGGACCCTCAAGTGA
- a CDS encoding ABC transporter ATP-binding protein, giving the protein MNAIDAQHVQLTYADGTEAVRDVTLEIPEGEFFGFLGANGAGKTTTIKVLSTLLKPTGGSVTVNGYDVETESRAVRESIGYMAQETSIDPELTPRENIRFACEAYGVSPNDRGDRIDDLLELVDLADVADKRAKDFSGGMKKRLDVATALVHEPPIVFLDEPTTGLDPKARNRLWDYFRRINDRGTTVFLTTQYLEEADQLCERISVIRGGTIVASGSPAELKSRVGGAVLEIEFEDPDADTLERAREVAVESEIFDDAPVETTEEGITVRSAEARRRGTDLLVALSEAGFTVVGFNVRDPTLDDVFLEITGEGLDEADDGEEDAAVAEVVE; this is encoded by the coding sequence GTGAACGCAATCGACGCGCAACACGTCCAGTTGACGTACGCAGACGGGACGGAGGCCGTTCGGGACGTGACGCTCGAAATCCCGGAGGGGGAGTTCTTCGGCTTCCTCGGCGCGAACGGGGCCGGGAAGACGACGACCATCAAGGTGCTGTCGACGCTCCTGAAACCGACGGGCGGGAGCGTCACCGTCAACGGGTACGACGTCGAGACGGAGTCGCGCGCGGTGCGGGAGTCCATCGGCTACATGGCCCAAGAGACGAGCATCGACCCCGAACTGACGCCGCGGGAGAACATCCGCTTCGCCTGCGAGGCGTACGGCGTCTCGCCGAACGACCGCGGCGACCGAATCGACGACCTGCTCGAACTCGTCGACCTCGCGGACGTGGCGGACAAGCGCGCGAAGGACTTCTCCGGCGGGATGAAGAAGCGTCTCGACGTCGCCACCGCACTCGTCCACGAACCGCCCATCGTCTTCTTGGACGAACCGACGACGGGACTGGACCCGAAGGCGCGCAACCGCCTGTGGGACTACTTCCGCCGGATAAACGACCGCGGGACGACCGTCTTCCTCACGACCCAGTACCTCGAAGAGGCCGACCAACTGTGCGAGCGAATCAGCGTCATCCGGGGCGGGACCATCGTCGCCTCGGGGTCGCCCGCCGAACTCAAGTCCCGCGTCGGCGGCGCGGTGCTCGAAATCGAGTTCGAGGATCCCGACGCCGACACCCTCGAACGCGCCCGCGAGGTGGCGGTCGAGTCGGAGATATTCGACGACGCGCCCGTCGAAACCACCGAGGAAGGAATCACCGTCCGGTCGGCGGAGGCCCGACGCCGCGGGACCGACCTCCTCGTCGCGTTGAGCGAAGCGGGGTTCACCGTCGTCGGATTCAACGTCCGCGACCCGACGCTGGACGACGTGTTCCTCGAAATCACCGGCGAAGGCCTCGACGAGGCGGACGACGGCGAGGAGGACGCCGCGGTGGCGGAGGTGGTCGAATGA
- a CDS encoding OB-fold domain-containing protein, which yields MSDETPPMEAYRYPDGSITYPGHPVGPDGEEPVGTVDLSEYTAEIVTWTTSTATPPGVREPNSLAVVEFDVEGEPVRAIGQLTVANAADEGAVEIGDEVRPVYCEELRDPEAGIREAESQEWDGYRFEPV from the coding sequence ATGAGCGACGAGACTCCCCCGATGGAGGCGTACCGCTACCCCGACGGCAGCATCACCTACCCCGGCCACCCGGTCGGCCCCGACGGCGAGGAACCCGTCGGAACCGTCGACCTGAGCGAGTACACCGCCGAGATAGTCACGTGGACCACCTCGACGGCGACGCCGCCGGGCGTCCGCGAACCGAACTCGCTCGCCGTCGTGGAGTTCGACGTCGAGGGCGAACCCGTCCGCGCCATCGGCCAACTCACCGTCGCGAACGCCGCCGACGAAGGCGCGGTCGAAATCGGAGACGAGGTCCGCCCCGTCTACTGCGAGGAACTCCGCGACCCCGAGGCGGGCATCCGCGAGGCGGAGAGTCAGGAGTGGGACGGCTACCGGTTCGAACCGGTCTGA
- a CDS encoding thiolase family protein produces MERVAVIGASMTQFGQRDAWIRELLAEAGQACLDDAGVAPDEVEHLYVSNMASGEFEGQTGVPNALAQDLAAVPAYTARIDQTSSSGGAGVYAAWQSVASGASEMTMLVGGEKMTHCSTAEATDVIASITHPVEYKHGVTLPSFAGMTARLYLDTYDAPREALAKVAVKNHENGVDNPHAQFRKEVDLETVLESPVVADPLRLYDFCPITDGSAALMFCPESVAREYTDDYAVISGIGGATDTHVVHERADPTTMGGVVNSSEIAYEMADIGPEDVDVAELHDMFTILEFLQSEDLGFFEKGEGWKAVEEGVTDRDGELPINTSGGLKSKGHPLGASGVAQAYEIYKQLVGEAGDRQVEADVGLACNVGGFGNCVTTTIMEARR; encoded by the coding sequence ATGGAACGCGTAGCAGTCATCGGCGCGTCGATGACCCAGTTCGGGCAACGCGACGCGTGGATACGCGAGTTACTCGCGGAGGCCGGACAAGCCTGTCTCGACGACGCGGGCGTCGCGCCGGACGAGGTAGAACACCTCTACGTCTCCAACATGGCGAGCGGAGAGTTCGAAGGACAGACGGGCGTCCCGAACGCCCTCGCGCAGGACTTGGCGGCGGTCCCCGCCTACACCGCCCGCATCGACCAGACGTCCTCCTCGGGCGGGGCGGGCGTCTACGCGGCGTGGCAGTCCGTCGCCTCCGGAGCCTCGGAGATGACGATGCTCGTCGGCGGCGAGAAGATGACCCACTGTTCGACGGCGGAGGCGACGGACGTCATCGCCTCCATCACCCACCCCGTCGAGTACAAACACGGCGTCACCCTGCCCTCCTTCGCGGGTATGACCGCGCGCCTCTACCTCGACACGTACGACGCGCCGCGGGAAGCCCTCGCGAAGGTGGCCGTCAAGAACCACGAGAACGGCGTGGACAACCCCCACGCGCAGTTCCGGAAGGAAGTCGATTTAGAGACGGTGCTGGAGTCGCCCGTCGTGGCGGACCCCCTCCGCCTCTACGACTTCTGCCCCATCACCGACGGGTCGGCGGCCCTCATGTTCTGCCCCGAGTCCGTCGCCCGCGAGTACACCGACGACTACGCCGTCATCTCCGGCATCGGCGGCGCGACGGACACCCACGTCGTCCACGAACGCGCCGACCCGACGACGATGGGCGGCGTCGTCAACTCCTCGGAAATCGCCTACGAGATGGCCGACATCGGCCCCGAGGACGTGGACGTGGCGGAACTGCACGACATGTTCACCATCCTCGAGTTCCTCCAATCCGAGGACCTCGGCTTCTTCGAGAAGGGCGAGGGTTGGAAGGCCGTCGAGGAGGGCGTCACCGACCGCGACGGCGAGTTGCCCATCAACACCTCCGGCGGCCTGAAGTCGAAGGGTCACCCCCTCGGCGCCTCGGGCGTCGCACAGGCGTACGAGATTTACAAGCAACTGGTCGGCGAGGCGGGCGACAGACAGGTCGAGGCGGACGTCGGTCTGGCCTGCAACGTCGGCGGATTCGGTAACTGCGTCACCACGACCATCATGGAGGCACGACGATGA